The following DNA comes from Candidatus Bathyarchaeota archaeon.
AAGAATAAAACGTTTTTTAAGCTTAATCTCGTTTGTTTTCAAGTAGCTAGCATTAACCAGCGGCACGTATGGAAAAATAAGGTGAATGGCGAAAGCCTCGCCTAAAAAGCCAGATTCCACGTCTTTCTCAAAAATCCATTCGTCCACCGTATAGAAAATGGCGGGTTTACCATTAAAGAATTTTACATAATTCATTAATCCGGGTTTAACCCCATCAATAACCACTAAAACCTCAAGCAACGCTTTCGAAAGATTTAACGCTGAACCACCGCAGATGCAAATGCTTGTTATAGGACGCAAGTTGGAAATCTGTCTACAAAACTCGTAAATTTGCCTTTCTAGTCTCCGGTTAAGCTGCTTATGTCCCGTCGTCACTTTTTCACCAGTAATTGCTCCAATGTAGGTGTGACATTTCCATGAGATATAGCTTAGCGTCTACCTATTATTTTGCCGTAACGGCAACCCAATGGCAACGCCAAGCCAGCATCCTCCTCAACCCTGCTGGAACCCACCAGTATGACGGTTTCAGGCTCAAAGAGAGTCTTCATGCTAGACATCTGATTGACCTTCAAAGTTAAAGGCTTAAAAAAATTAGGAGGCAACCATACACATAAATCTAACTTTATTGTTAGACGCGTTCCATCAACTTGATGTAGGCAAAAGCTGCGAGAAAAGTAAAGACAACTGAAAAAATCAAAACGCTAGCGATCATCTCAGCCGAAAAGGATGGTGTTCCCAGAATAAAGGAGCGAATAAGATCTGAAGCGTTGCTTAATGGGTTAACCCTCGCAAAAGTTACAAGAAACATTGGAAACCTGCCCTCTCGCCCAAGTTGCTCAATCAGCGAGAACGGATAGAATACGCTACTACAGAAGAATAATAGATAATAAACCAAACCCCTCGCGGTCACAAACTTGTCGAGACTTGTTGTGGAAACAGCTATAGCTATGCTTAAGCCTGAAATTCCCATGGCGAGGAAAAACAGCACAAGCAAAATCACAAGAAACTGAGCCGGTGTTGGAAGGCCGACAAAGGCAAAGCATATAGCTAACAAAGGTGCCATGTACACCATTCCTCGCAGTCCTCCTGAAAGTACTCGGCCAAGGGCAAGCTCAAACCTTGTCATCGGCAAGCTGAGCATGTACTGATGAACTTCTCGCCTTCTTTCCATGTTTACCTCTCGTCCAATCATGAAGGCGGAAGCAAATAATCCCGTAACAGTCAACCCAGGCGCAAAAAAGTCAAAGTAGCTTTTTATCTGCCTAGATAATTCCGGGTTCAGCATGCGGTTGTAAACTATGGCCATAATAAACAAGTCAGTTAGGTTCATGCTTATTAAGCCTACAAGCCACCATTTATAGCGGAGAAAATTTCTAAAATCATTTTCAAGTATGTGCACAATATGCCTCATTTACTGCCACCCGCCGCCTTCAATGGCTTTATCATAAAGAACTATGCCTACAAACGTAAAAAAGACGAAAAACAGGACTATTCCGAGAAATGGCAACAAAGGATTTTCAAAGGATAAGGCTGCCTCGATTCCAGCGCCCCAGCGGAAAAGGTCAGCCGCAAAAGTAACAGGGTTAAAGTTGGCGATCCACCCGTAAACTGGAGTTGCTTCCTTAACAAAGCTTAGGGGATACATGGCTGTGCTTAAACGCACTATCAGCGCATCCAAAACGCCCATTAGAATGTCGTAGCGGTCGCTGGATTTTATGACAACAGCCAGAGTTATGCTCATTCCAGAAACTCCGAAGGCGAAAAGGAAAAGCGAAAACAAAGCCAACAAAAAGTTGACTGGGTTCCCTATACCAATAACGTAGAGAGATATACAAATCAATGGACTGACATATATGAAGGCGCGGAGCCCTCCACCTATAGAACGCCCAAGAACAAGTTGTCTCCTTGTGACTGGCAGACTAAGAAGGTATTCAAAAACACCGTGTTCAGCTTCCTCATAAATGTCGAAGCCGATGAATATGGCCGCGGAGTAAAGCGTCATAATGGATAAGCCGCCAACATAATAGCGGAAATAATTCTCAACAGCGACCATGCGGGAGGCTATAAGTCCAAAAAAGGCTATTTGTGAAATAAACCAGATAGCCCTCATAATAACCATGACTTTATACTGGAAGAATAAGCGGATATCCCGCTCAACGACGTAGAAGAGTTTCCGCGTTTCTAGTTTCCTCCCTTTTGCGCCTCCTCCAGCGTCAAGCCAGTGTAATGGGCGAACACATCGTCGAGGCTTGGCTCGCTCATGCGGATAGAGGAGATAGTGGCACCTTCCTCCATCAGTTTGCTCATAATTTTTGGCGCAACTTCCTCAACTTTGTTCAAGTATAGGCGAAGTATGGAAGCCTTTGTCTTAATGATTTTGACAACTTCTTTGAATTGGCTGAGTTCTTCGACAATTTCCTGGGGAGGCTCCTTTTCAAATTGAATTTCGACAATGTCTCCGCCTACGATGCTGTCTTTGAGCTTTTGAGGTGTATCGCAAACAAGCAGTCTGCCTTTATGCATTATGCCCACTCGGTTAGAGAGCACGTCAGCCTCGTAAAGCTCGTTAGTTGCAAGGATTATTGTTGTTCCCTCGTTGCATAGTTCACGAAGCATCCTCCAAATTTTATGTTTGCCAACCACATCAATCTGTGCTGCAGGTTCATCTACAATGGCTATTTTAGGCCTCTGAACAAGCACCTTGGCTATTTCAACTCTTTTCCGCATACCGCCGGAAAGCGCGTGAACATTTCTGTGACGGTGCTCCCACATGTCCAAGGCTTCTAGAACCTCGTGGACTC
Coding sequences within:
- a CDS encoding ABC transporter permease, translated to MRHIVHILENDFRNFLRYKWWLVGLISMNLTDLFIMAIVYNRMLNPELSRQIKSYFDFFAPGLTVTGLFASAFMIGREVNMERRREVHQYMLSLPMTRFELALGRVLSGGLRGMVYMAPLLAICFAFVGLPTPAQFLVILLVLFFLAMGISGLSIAIAVSTTSLDKFVTARGLVYYLLFFCSSVFYPFSLIEQLGREGRFPMFLVTFARVNPLSNASDLIRSFILGTPSFSAEMIASVLIFSVVFTFLAAFAYIKLMERV
- a CDS encoding ABC transporter permease, which produces MRLFFQYKVMVIMRAIWFISQIAFFGLIASRMVAVENYFRYYVGGLSIMTLYSAAIFIGFDIYEEAEHGVFEYLLSLPVTRRQLVLGRSIGGGLRAFIYVSPLICISLYVIGIGNPVNFLLALFSLFLFAFGVSGMSITLAVVIKSSDRYDILMGVLDALIVRLSTAMYPLSFVKEATPVYGWIANFNPVTFAADLFRWGAGIEAALSFENPLLPFLGIVLFFVFFTFVGIVLYDKAIEGGGWQ
- a CDS encoding ATP-binding cassette domain-containing protein yields the protein MPPIIRIENLTKKFGNFTAVDHLNLEVEEGEILGLLGPNGAGKTTTILMLATVIRPTEGTAYVNGYDIRKNPDKVRELLGVAFQEPKMLWVSTPWDIVNWHAKVCGLPTQERKRRVHEVLEALDMWEHRHRNVHALSGGMRKRVEIAKVLVQRPKIAIVDEPAAQIDVVGKHKIWRMLRELCNEGTTIILATNELYEADVLSNRVGIMHKGRLLVCDTPQKLKDSIVGGDIVEIQFEKEPPQEIVEELSQFKEVVKIIKTKASILRLYLNKVEEVAPKIMSKLMEEGATISSIRMSEPSLDDVFAHYTGLTLEEAQKGGN